The proteins below come from a single Cervus canadensis isolate Bull #8, Minnesota chromosome 2, ASM1932006v1, whole genome shotgun sequence genomic window:
- the USP40 gene encoding ubiquitin carboxyl-terminal hydrolase 40 isoform X7, which translates to MTLPSLEFSIPSPAFLRAWTVESKRPGRLLRAHQQQLKEYKLGKRTEICLEPLQKEENLGPWDVLLRTQMRLPGERAYGPPVDVLWDTARGWTAGSLRQRVADVYSLPVEKIEIAKYFPEKFAWLPVSSWNQQTTKRKKKKKQDNLQGAPYYLKDGDTIGVKNLLVEDDDDFSTVRDDIGKEKQKELALGKRKSREALRAQSSDVLCGAETPARARGPEASLSIHVGSFR; encoded by the exons ATGACCTTGCCCTCCTTGGAGTTTTCCATCCCATCCCCAGCTTTCCTCCGAGCCTGGACGGTGGAAAGTAAGCGCCCGGGCCGGCTCTTACGAGCCCACCAGCAGCAGCTCAA GGAATATAAATTGGGAAAGAGAACTGAGATCTGCTTAGAGCcccttcagaaagaagaaaacttggG CCCCTGGGACGTGCTGCTGCGGACACAGATGCGCCTCCCTGGCGAGAGAGCCTACGGCCCGCCCGTGGACGTGCTGTGGGACACGGCCCGCGGCTGGACAGCCGGCTCCCTGCGGCAGCGAGTGGCCGACGTGTACTCACTTCCCGTGGAGAAAATTGAAATTGCCAAATACTTCCCTGAGAAGTTTGCGTGGCTTCCAGTATCTAGTTGG AACCAGCAAACTaccaagaggaaaaagaagaaaaagcaagataatttgcAGGGTGCACCTTATTACTTGAAAGATGGAGATACTATTGGTGTTAAG AATCTCCTGGTTGAAGACGATGATGATTTCAGTACCGTCCGAGACGACATcggaaaggaaaaacagaaagagctcgccctggggaagaggaaaag CCGGGAGGCCCTCCGTGCGCAGAGCAGCGACGTCTTATGTGGTGCAGAGACGCCCGCCCGGGCCCGTGGACCAGAAGCTTCTCTCTCCATCCACGTCGGGAGTTTCAGATAG